aaatgatagTGTGTTATACTGGATTTTCCTTTGTTTAGAGTGATAATTTTGGAATACCATCTTAAGAATGTTTGTAAACGTTTtgagatttaaataaacaacaacatgacttttagtaatatataattttattgggtAAAATCAATATTACAGCTCTGCGACACGTATCCAAGCGAAATATACGTACCAGCACGAGCCTCAACGGCTGTGCTCTTAGGCAGCGCCAGCTTCAGATCGCGAGGCCGATTACCAGTTCTCGCTTATTTACATCACAATAAAGCAGCTATTGCTAGATGCAGCCAGCCATTGAGTGGATTCTCGGCTCGGTGAGTCCTTTATTGGATAGGAGACAATAAACTTAACATTCTTTAGTTCATACTACAAGTCGAACTCCTCGAGAACTAATTACTCGCACCTCATTGGTCGATGAGCGCAGCAAGAGGACGAATGCTGcttatatgtatactattaGAATAGGGAAAAGCGGGAATTGAAGTTGGTTCAGAGATTAAGCCGAGACGGTCGCGCAGATGTGGCACaaaagttttgatttttttctttttgtttctgAGAGTATTatagtgaaattatttaattcaatattggtaattattatattggtattaAAACTAGAACGTGTAGATaagacaataattataacaacacCTAATCAACATAAGATACTTAGGTTAGATCTTAGAATAAATCAATGGACAATCCTAAGAAATTATTTAGCCCATGTACCAATAGGCGCACACTTTTTTTACAATGTACTGGGACAGGgcttaacataattatgttaatgtttACAGATGTATGGAAGACGAACAAATGCTGGATCTTATACGGCGTGCGAATCCCAACTGCGGTTACATGTATGTTGTAGACACAAGGCCCAGGGTGAGATGTTATGCtatcatatatatactaaatttggcaaggttaaataaatagttatcgTAAAACTAACGACTTCAAAGATAATTGCACACATCGGCAATGCAACGACTGCATTCGAgccattttaagtttaaatacaatatattgttttaaaacccGAATTTGAAGATACCCGAACTCGTTGAGTTTCGTtcgctggtttttttttaagttaaaggtattttaatctgaaccggtggtacaattttgtcaataaatgtatgtatttatttacataagaattattagcaACAAGATCTTAAGGCATTAAggctttaatacaaataaaaattaaaatagttaccgtactattattattaagtaaagatTTAGATTACACTAAAGGTAAatctggaaataaaattaaagctacCCTGTAAATGTACCACTGCTGATCTGACCTTCTCTCTTGTAAACTAGAAAGCGCCACGTTGCTACAATACATTTCGGTACTAcctagcgataagaccgccttatTGTGcatctacttttattttgtatatattttatttttatcgttaaattACTGTGTtactgtggtgtacaataaagtatattattattattatggcaTCTACTGCAAATGTAATGAATTGTTTTGcaaatactgtattttttttttagataaacgCAATGGTGAACCGAGCAGCCGGTAAAGGATATGAGAATGAAGCCTTCTACGAAAATATTAAGTTTCAGTTCATGGGCATCGGGAACATCCACGTCATGCGGAAGAGTTTACAAAAGATAGTCGAAAGTAAGCATTTTCTATGACAGcttatacaataattactggACAAATTGCCTACATCGAAAAGTTTCTTTCAAAACTTTAAAACttttcattttagattttttttccattattttatataactaacaatatatgttttattttagcttGCGAACAAAACAGCCCAACGATGTCATCATTTCTCAATGGACTGGAATCGTCGGGTTGGCTCAAGCATATAAAGTATGACTTCTACCAATGCCTCAAGTTTATTACATAAACTGCAATATTCTCAAGCGATTTCCCGTCTACAACAGGTCTATCCTGGACACGTCCTGGTGGATCGCGAGCGCGATCGAGAGCGGTGTGAGTGTGTGCGTGCACTGCAGCGACGGCTGGGACCGCACCGCGCAGGTGTGCTCGCTCGCCGCGCTCTGCCTCGAGCCGCACTACAGGACCATCAACGGCTACCAGGTGAGCGAGCGAGGCGAGCTGTGGGCGCGCGAGGAAGGGAGAAAGAGATAGTGCGCGATAAGCGTGAAAGACTTGACGTGGCACTTTCAGTATTACATGATAgactatttgacaatgcgaaaaataaagtgtcaattattgttatcagtatatattatgagttcaaaaatgttatttattaacgaaagttgaaaataataatttatttattcaaaaatccataaataaaaatgcattttttttaaacgttggtcacgtgacacaaaactctcctgattggtcgggcttatgatgacgtcacttgcttgttaacctcgtttgcctactgtatttCGATTATATGTGCTAAAGATTACAagacaggcaagtgacgtcagcGAACCCATTGCAGCACCacattgtcaaagtagcgttttcgcgcgctatttaaatatgatttttttaattctagtacatatttttcagcaaatactttttttactgGATttcttaacctctactaaataatataaaattgattttcaaaaccagtcaaatagcctactATGGTGTAAAACTTGAAACGCCCTGCGCTCTATCATATTGATAAATGCCAaaagcttaaaaattaaattggtgCAGAAAAAAACACCCGTTCTTGTGTTAAGAATAATCGACTAAGGACAAGCGTACGATAATAATGCCCAGAAATATGTTATTCAAATGCTacctataaaattaagtataaaattattgactactaatcgaaatatatattcaaaacatgtttttaaaatttcaggcACTCATAGAAAAAGATTGGCTTTCCTTCGGCCACAAATTCACAGCTCGCTGCGGTCACGTGGCCTGCGACTCGCGGGAGCGGTCTCCCGTCTTCACGCAGCTTCTGGACTGCACGTGGCAGCTGTACAGACAAGCACCAGAGGTAAGCGGTCTCATTCTCCACCAAAACCATAAGCAGACTATCAATACGTCGTAAGTTGAAATTGGTAATCTCGGAAGTAAGGGTATGGTATAATTAAAAGAACTAATAAATAAGGACgtttttttgtgtattaattatttttttacctttccCAACTCTTACGATACCTCGCcgaacaagaaataaattaactaaaaattggGCACCTCAAAATGTGATGGTGCTTGCCAGGGCTTAAAAGCGCTTAAATCTTCAATTATGATATCGGGCCATCTCGATTTCACCCGCTTGCAACTGTTGTAACTGTTGTAAATCGCTAAACTAAGGACATGATCCCAAACACATTGTTTTACAGGCGTTCCAGTTCAACGAGAGATTTCTCCTCACACTACACGATCACGCGCATGCGTGCCAATACGGCACGTTCATCGGGAACTGTCAGAAAGATCGCCGTGAtttaaggttaaaaaaatatctataatgttatacttatattataagtgGGAAAATGCGTGATTCTGTCTGTCTCTTGCTCTAAatcactgaaacgaatttgatgatattttgtatgaagcaagtttgaattaagaacataagctacttttttatgacTTATCTCTAAAAAGCGGGTATctcaaagttattttatataagtcaaTTATTGTCAAACATGTAAAACTAGCTGTGATcacttgtattatatttttggcgtattggtgacgtaaggagtggtcaatatttcttacagcctcattgtctatgggcggtgatgaccacttgccatcaggtggcccatttgctcgtccgcctaccgacatcataaaaaagttgttttgtctttttaattaaaccttaCATTTACTTTTCTCGTTACAGATTGTCTGAACGTACGTTTTCTCTGTGGGGTTACATGGCGAGTCATCTAAACGAATACAAGAATCCTCTCTATAACCCCAAAGCACATCCCGATGTACTCAAACCAGATTTGAGTGCACAGAGTATAaggtattaaattacatatatttttgtagctGTTATCATTACTGGTATAAGAGTCACGAGAGAggataattgaatataaaaatttcatgcctttattattaatattatgcacAGACTATGATTActgatttttttctaaatcaatcatttatatcaaatatattcgtTATATGTGTATTACGATATTTGACAAATATGTGATTATAAACGAATTTGTATCACGGTGAGTACTCTTAggaattattttacttttaattcctGCTTCCCCTCTCCTCCACAAGTCTACGCTGACGTTTCGTAATTTGTTTTCCAAATTTTATTGTAGTCGTGCATATTAAAACCAGGTTCTGGCGCGGCATGTACTGCCGGCACGAGAGCGGCGTCCACCCGCGGGAGTCGCTGGCGGACATCCTGCCGGCCGCCGTGGAGCACTCCGGCGCCCTGACGCACCACATCGACTATCTCGCTAAGGTTACCTCACACTATTTGTGTTAACGATACGCGATACGCGTCAGAGTTATTACCACTGGCATATTAACTAAAATGTCGTACACGCTCCTTATTTTGACAGTGTAAGATGGTCTACTACTGGGTATCGTAAGAGCCGACATTCATACACATGAAACTTTCTccttaaaagggagaggaggccttgatCCAGCAGtagtaaatttacaggctgttactattttttttacacatatgTTGTTGGGCCATTCTCAagttacgtttatttaaattaggcaAACGTTACGGACGTTAGTAGTCCTCGTAATATCTTCTCTATGAAATTGATTCCCGCATCTACCACAAATAAATGTGATATTAATAAGCGAATGACTTAAAaggtaacataaattaataattgtgttttttttacagAGGATATCAACATTCAAGAACCTTCTCTCTGGACGTAAAGCCGAAAAAAGTAGAGAGACTGCGCTAGTCAATTACCAGAACGGCGCTGACGACACCGTCGAAATCGAGACTAAAGTGGAAGGTCTACAGATAGACAATAAGTTAGTAAGACAAGTAAACCCCGATTCTGAGGTTTGACTAGTTATTATTTACAGGGCCGAGAAATTCTTATATAGCATCCGGGTTTCGACTGAGTTATCTgatcgttttttgtttttttttctttgtatctgTGTATCacagtaaaattgtaaataccgttagattataaaattatatataacgtaatttgttatatattatacagaacaGCATCatttggtaatttttattgtgttatgtgtttacgtataatattaaaaaaaaatatcgataaaaatattatgcaaattcaactacttttaattttaatctctaTGTGTATGTGAAATGATAAGACATTAAGAAGATTATAATTATCTTCTAACTACAATATAGGCTGCTGTACGAGTCGGGCGGCTCGCTGTCGGAGCTGGAGTGCGCAACGCACGACCACCCCCTCAAGGAGCTGGGAGGAGCCTCGCCCAACACGCAAAAAATACCTCTTATAACTGAGGTACAGCTCAACCTTTTATTGTTACTAGAAGTAGATAACTGGGCTAAGTCTTTTTCTCTCAAAGCCTTACGCTTCACGTCTCAAGCCTCACGTTGATTTCTGAAGCCGCCGACCAAGAGATATAATATTGGACTGTGTGGGGCAGAAATAACTATTTTGTATGTGCTCGTTTCAGAAAGTGGACGCCTCGATACCCTCGAGTATGGTTCAACTCGAGGCCGAGATGAACACCGTAGCCTTGGACTGGAAAAGCATCAAGAACGTAACGGAGTGCAGCTGCTCCACCCCACTCGACCACTTCAGCAGGAAGGTAAGAGCGGGTACAAAACTCCAATACTCCGACGGCACGAGCCCCACTAATGTTGACTACTACCGATTGTATCGCTCCGCGCAGCACCACTGCTGGGGCTGCGGGCGCTGCGTGTGCACGCGCTGCGtgtgcgcgcgcgcgccgctGCGGGCGCTGAGCGCGCCGCGCGCCGTGCCGCTGTGCGCCGCCTGCGCGCCCGACGCGCCCGACGCGCCCGACGCGCCCGCGCCCTCCCCCGCCGGTTCGTGACTCGCTCTAATTCAAGCTATTTTGATGCTTATACTGATTTTTTAACGGCTCTGTGTTTCTTATACACTAGTGTACTCGCTGTCGCTACTTATAACGATATTTTtgcaatttagtttttttacttCCTTCATTATTTTActcaactaatatttatttattgatttaagcaTCTTTAACGCCTtagaaataatacttataagagatttttttttaaatttaattttaactaaggaCCTCTCGACGAGTATGGGCCTCCTCCATCTCACTAAATTTTTTTCTCACTTGAGATCCACCAGATATCCTCATCCAGTCTTTGTTTAGGAATTTCAAAAATTTGTCTTCCCAtcttttaacttatattaaagtaacttaaatattaattatgacatGAATATGATCTAATGTGAatgcattcattttaaatatcataatttatatttaataattttgtaattgtctTATTTCAGGTCTGGTATCACAAGCCACTtaagttattaatatcaaaaattataattatcttacaGTAAGAGTTGTAAATGTTTTTCTATATTCTGATTAATATctgatataagtagttaaaatattatcttctcATCGTTTCTGTTTTGTTATAAGTTAACGTTATGACAAAAGTATGTATTGATGAATTGTACCTTAATAGAAAAAAgctgtatttgtaattttgcaattatatataacaaaataaaagcgGAGCTTgcattaataattgtaatatttattagtgtttCATGTACACGCAcagatataaacaaattattttagaatttcatGACAATGGATATGTGGAACATCCCTGTTAAGGTATATTgcaatttagtttaataaatatctatgcAAATGTTGTAGaaacagttaattttaaaattgtacatattattcaaaaaatagtCTTagtttttcagatttttttttattaattcttaaataaaacttaaaaataattatcgtgCGGTTCAAGTAATATGGCATGAATagtgttttgatattatttgatgAGTATCCATTCTAGATGCATTTATCTCTCTCTGTTCATTAGTTTTAGTATTTTCGTGtatttcaaaatagttttaagGTAGATTTAAGTAGTTTAtagtagatttaaaatataaataatgaaaataattttgattatgataaattaataacactaGCATTTTAATGAGCATGCTCTAACACATGCTAGTGACCTGCTTATTAATACCAGAAAGACAGATACCTCATTGTTCTATTTACTGGTCATACTTCACACGTTAAGAAAACCAAAGTATTAGAGAACCTATCGTGTAGCACATCAGGCGATATTAACGAATTACGTTGTCTTAAAggcagtaaaataaatttaattttatttagactaTTTTTTATCAGACTTGATCGTCCGATCGTCCGCTATAACAGGAATCTTATTGTATTATGGATAATGGAACGAGTATTACGAggtgtaatttaaaaactaccATTACTTACGGATTAGAATAAGGAATAGTAAAGTATatgtatgttctttttttaatacagtaacCGAGTGTTACTGTCATTCCATCTGACATTCGCCTGTTACCGCTAAGccatattctatttttaaatatcatttattctCTGTATACATGTCATAAATGTAAATTAGTTAGTACAagacagatttaatttaattataattatattaacactaGGTTAGATTTTGTTACTtccgaaaaaaaatacaaaaattatagtaTGAAAGTCCATGTTACGTATGACCgattttacgaaataaaaattaaagaaaaatacatttgttttttgcCTAGTGCGAGGcttttacgattttatttgaTAGCGTTGACATTTagtgatatttttatgaaatcaaaacaGCGCTGTCTAGTGACAGAAATCGGAATCACTATTTGCGAGTTTGACTTTTTTAACGAGCATCGAACATCGACTCGCATTCGAAAGTGACAACGTTAATGCTCGTGATTGGTTGTTTCGAGTCTTTTGCGAGAAAATTTGTAAAACTTGCACTTGTCATACAGCTCATAAGCTGACCTCTTGGTTGCAGCGGGTTCGGGAACCCGGGTCTCAAATTATTTCTTGCGGTGTAATGTGCGgtttattcttaaaaatgtaaagtttttttttattgcgttaTAATGAAGAAAAGGTTCTCTATTCTTGTTTCTAACAAGAATAGAGAACTTTTCATTTGGAAATGATGTTGACTGCTCCATAAAGTAATTAAAGAAtcttataaagtttaataataaatcttttcatCAAATTCCCTTGTTTACTTTAATCCACACCACATAGATTGCCTTGTTCTGAATTTGAAAGAtatgtaaatctttttttatctaGAAAGATTTGTTTACTAACTAGTTTTGCTCGCGTCTGAAGGGGTCATACGATGGTCAAGTCTAATGAATACTATGTCGTTTTCTGTACCTCTTCTAACGTGCATGCTATTTTTCACGATGATTGTTTGAGTAGCTTAGGAAACGTaagtaataaacaaattaatgaagTAACTTACATTTAGATTATTAGATAGGATAGTACGAGATGATCCCGCTTTGAATAGAGTTCGGTTTATAATATAGACGTATTGATATCTTTCAGGTCTGGTGACTCAATGTGaccataatatgattatataagaataaaatgtcAGTTAGTTTACGTCAGTCATTCAGAGATTTCATGCAATAAGttgatattaaagtttaatcgGGTGTCATGTGCTTCCAGAGACTAACATCTGCGATATAGTGTGTTAATTGTAATGTTAGTCGGATTTgcagaaaaaaaagaaatattatacatgcaACCAAAGCCGCGAGCGACTACTAGTTACGACAAAGAGCAACGATGTTTGCTTTAACAGAAATCGAATATTCTCATTTGTTAAATAACTTATCGTCagtctatatttttaaactagctgttacccgcggctttgcccgcgtagaatataaatgtatttacaaattaacttaaaaaattacgttaatataagacctctttatataccacattggtgtgtattttagCCCTCAGGgtataatattcagaaacgcttaaatacatatctactcatttttaatcagtagcccaaaatagtttcctgcttctaacttaaaaaatgacggacttctagactaacctgtatacggaATGTCAACACAATTTCcctccttaggcgtaaaatatccagaaacgcttaaatgcgaatcaagacacttttaatcggtagcccaaaaataaaatatcatgcttctaacttcaaattgACGGACTTCCAGGCTATCCTGTACACGAAAtgtcaacctctatttctcccctcaggcgtaaaatatccaaaaacgcttaaatgcgaatcaactcattttttatcggtagctctaaaataaagtttcctacttctaacttcaaaaatgacggtcttccatactcaactatattaaaatagacaacTCTTATTAAACCCCTTATAGGTTGAATATgcagaaatgcttaaatacgtatctactcacttttaaccagtatcccaaaaataaagtttcatatatttaattgaaaaaatgacggactttcataaaaaatttacatcccttatttcagcccctcggaggtagaatatcaagaaacgtttaaatatgtatttactcatttttaatcagtaacacaaaaataaaattttatgcttcaaactaaaaaaatgacggacttccagactaatctatataagaaatgtcaacccctattaaacccattagaggtagaatatcgagaaaccctttaatacgtatttaatcattttaatcagtatcccaaaaataaactttcatgtttttaacttaaaaaataacggacttccataaaaactttcaacccttatttcatcccctttgtggtagaatatcaaaacacgcttaaattcgtatttactaatttttaattagtatcccaaacataaagtttcatgcttttaacttaaaaaaaatcccataaaaaatttcaacacttatttcacccctttagtgttagattatctagaaacgcttaaatacaaatctagtcatttttaatcagtatcaaaaaaataaagtttcgtgtttctaacttaaaaaattacggactatcatacatactttcatcctttatttcacccccttaggagtagaatatacagaaacgcttaaatatttatgtacttgtttttaataagtatcctataaataaagtattatgtttccaacttaaaaaatgacggacttctataCAAATGTTCaaccctatttcacccctttaggggtagaatttccaaaattcccttcttagtgggtgtcatgatatgttagtttataagtgtacagcctaaaatataagttgtatgcttctagttctaaaaatgacaatactttcaacaacttacaacctttcatcccccttttcaaccctttacagcatttttccaattaaaacgtagcc
This window of the Vanessa atalanta chromosome 21, ilVanAtal1.2, whole genome shotgun sequence genome carries:
- the LOC125072308 gene encoding myotubularin-related protein 6; protein product: MDIIKTPKLENVQMLDKYNLRNPSKGTLYFATTHLIFVDHEMRKETWILLMHISSVERLPITTTGSPLLVRTKTFQSVFFVIPRERDCHEMHQTLLRLSQPVHLDELYCFHYKSTPDDLPKSAGWNFFDIQTEYQRMNVPNEQWVLCNANKEYELCDTYPSEIYVPARASTAVLLGSASFRSRGRLPVLAYLHHNKAAIARCSQPLSGFSARCMEDEQMLDLIRRANPNCGYMYVVDTRPRINAMVNRAAGKGYENEAFYENIKFQFMGIGNIHVMRKSLQKIVETCEQNSPTMSSFLNGLESSGWLKHIKSILDTSWWIASAIESGVSVCVHCSDGWDRTAQVCSLAALCLEPHYRTINGYQALIEKDWLSFGHKFTARCGHVACDSRERSPVFTQLLDCTWQLYRQAPEAFQFNERFLLTLHDHAHACQYGTFIGNCQKDRRDLRLSERTFSLWGYMASHLNEYKNPLYNPKAHPDVLKPDLSAQSIRFWRGMYCRHESGVHPRESLADILPAAVEHSGALTHHIDYLAKRISTFKNLLSGRKAEKSRETALVNYQNGADDTVEIETKVEGLQIDNKLLYESGGSLSELECATHDHPLKELGGASPNTQKIPLITEKVDASIPSSMVQLEAEMNTVALDWKSIKNVTECSCSTPLDHFSRKHHCWGCGRCVCTRCVCARAPLRALSAPRAVPLCAACAPDAPDAPDAPAPSPAGLVSQAT